One genomic window of Leptospira paudalimensis includes the following:
- a CDS encoding N-acetylneuraminate synthase family protein, producing the protein MDFHIGNKSITRNSSPYLVAEIGLNHNANLEIGKRTIEKAKESGAHAVKFQTYRTEEFIDAKNPDVKFLFDIFKQYELNETFHREFQKTALDLGLDFFSTPLCDSAVDLLSSLNVPIYKIASGDIVNLSLLNKVIKTGKPIIVSTGAALPEEVIRAISKFQDERVEVCLLHCVSMYPTPLDKVNLQSIPYYLDITDFVVGFSDHSDGTLASSLAIGFGAVVIEKHFTLDRNLEGPDHTISMDPISFRKLADDTKQSYLMRGVYGKNTHPEETSGWFYGRRSLYKQNQSVVSLRPALHTKDNTVLNSWELEKVGDPSLLPEGPIRLAPKRT; encoded by the coding sequence TTGGATTTTCATATCGGGAACAAAAGCATAACTAGAAACTCAAGTCCATATTTGGTTGCAGAAATTGGACTCAACCATAATGCCAATTTAGAAATTGGAAAACGTACGATCGAAAAGGCAAAAGAATCAGGTGCCCATGCGGTTAAGTTCCAAACCTATCGCACAGAAGAGTTCATAGATGCCAAAAACCCTGATGTAAAGTTTTTATTTGATATCTTCAAACAGTATGAATTGAATGAAACCTTTCATCGTGAATTCCAAAAAACAGCTTTGGATTTGGGACTCGATTTTTTTTCTACTCCCCTTTGTGATTCAGCTGTGGATCTATTATCAAGTCTCAATGTTCCTATTTATAAAATTGCATCAGGTGATATCGTCAACTTATCTCTGTTAAACAAAGTCATCAAAACAGGGAAACCTATCATTGTTTCCACTGGCGCTGCCTTACCAGAAGAAGTGATTCGTGCCATTTCTAAATTCCAAGATGAAAGGGTAGAAGTTTGTCTCTTACATTGTGTGTCCATGTACCCAACACCACTAGACAAAGTGAATTTACAATCCATTCCTTATTATTTGGACATAACAGATTTTGTTGTTGGATTTAGTGACCATTCCGATGGCACACTCGCTTCCTCTCTCGCAATTGGATTTGGTGCTGTTGTCATCGAAAAACATTTCACTTTAGACCGAAACTTGGAAGGGCCAGACCACACCATTTCGATGGATCCGATTTCCTTTCGCAAATTAGCAGATGATACCAAACAAAGTTATCTCATGCGAGGAGTGTATGGAAAAAACACACATCCAGAAGAAACAAGTGGATGGTTTTATGGTCGTAGGTCTTTGTACAAACAAAACCAATCAGTGGTGAGTTTACGACCTGCACTCCACACAAAAGACAATACTGTTTTAAATTCATGGGAATTGGAAAAGGTGGGAGATCCTTCTCTTTTACCAGAAGGACCCATCCGATTGGCACCTAAAAGAACTTAG
- a CDS encoding vitamin K epoxide reductase/DsbA family protein has translation MNRKNLAIGGLVVGVLGLLFSFLLAVEYFGIGTDNVAGAACSALGGGDSCLKVAESSYSAIPGVPFLGNVPIALLGFGFYGLITYAFYLISKSTSSDEVTKLISLLFPVLVLGFIFDLILFGISVGIIGTICQLCFVTYLVTISLLSILFLLWKTEGKPKFDITSSLKEGITTFGLVFFFSFSVGFASSKMWVKSESSNTLATSRGMDSKEIQTKIDAFFLEPTLGIKTQGSPFIGKKDAPITIVKYADYNCGHCLHTSHILHTVLSEYDGMVKVVYKNFPLDGSCNRLMQQPRPGATSCVAAMAAICADKQGKFEPMYRGLYDNLEKGVAHSGASVVNLANLIGLNVSSLKTCMASKEAQNQLNAEIDEAEKLNIQSTPSLFINDRKIESGTPNPIFLKTLLEQIIQKM, from the coding sequence ATGAATCGTAAAAATTTGGCAATCGGTGGTCTCGTCGTAGGAGTTTTAGGACTTCTTTTTTCGTTCCTACTAGCAGTAGAGTATTTTGGAATTGGGACTGATAATGTAGCTGGAGCCGCTTGTTCTGCATTAGGTGGTGGAGATTCTTGTTTAAAAGTCGCTGAAAGTTCCTATTCAGCCATCCCTGGAGTTCCATTTTTAGGCAACGTTCCTATCGCCTTACTTGGGTTTGGGTTTTATGGATTAATCACTTATGCATTTTATCTCATTTCTAAAAGTACAAGTTCTGATGAAGTCACAAAACTAATTTCTCTACTGTTCCCAGTTTTGGTTTTAGGATTCATATTTGATCTAATTCTTTTTGGAATTTCTGTGGGAATTATCGGCACAATTTGCCAATTGTGTTTTGTCACATACCTAGTCACCATCTCTCTATTATCAATTTTGTTTCTGTTATGGAAAACAGAAGGGAAACCAAAGTTTGATATAACATCTTCTTTAAAAGAAGGGATTACTACATTTGGACTCGTTTTCTTTTTTAGTTTTTCAGTAGGATTTGCTTCTAGTAAAATGTGGGTGAAAAGTGAATCATCGAATACACTAGCTACATCTCGTGGAATGGATTCTAAGGAAATCCAAACTAAGATTGATGCTTTTTTCTTAGAGCCAACACTTGGAATCAAAACACAAGGTTCACCATTCATTGGGAAAAAAGATGCACCCATCACAATCGTAAAGTATGCTGATTACAATTGTGGACATTGCCTTCATACTAGCCATATTTTACACACAGTTCTTTCTGAGTATGATGGAATGGTAAAAGTAGTGTATAAAAATTTTCCTTTAGATGGTTCTTGTAACCGACTCATGCAACAACCAAGACCAGGGGCAACTTCCTGTGTAGCTGCAATGGCTGCGATTTGTGCAGACAAACAAGGAAAATTTGAACCAATGTATCGTGGTTTGTATGATAACTTAGAGAAGGGTGTGGCTCATTCAGGTGCGAGTGTTGTAAATTTAGCGAACCTGATTGGTCTCAATGTTTCCTCATTAAAAACCTGTATGGCTTCCAAAGAAGCTCAAAACCAATTGAATGCAGAAATAGACGAAGCAGAAAAATTAAATATCCAATCCACTCCTTCTCTTTTTATCAACGATCGTAAGATTGAAAGTGGAACACCAAATCCAATATTCTTAAAAACGTTATTGGAACAAATCATCCAAAAGATGTAA